The Virgibacillus dokdonensis genome includes a window with the following:
- a CDS encoding 5-carboxymethyl-2-hydroxymuconate Delta-isomerase: MPHLIIEYTANIRKEINIPDLLKQVHQVLLCHRELIPIGGLRSRAIALEEYLIADGTEDDAFVHATLKLGKGRTDEEKKLLCNDLFTVMTNYLASLYNEKYLAISLELYEFTLPTYKLNNIHHRYIQEK; the protein is encoded by the coding sequence ATGCCTCATTTAATCATCGAATATACTGCCAATATTCGAAAGGAAATAAATATCCCTGATTTATTGAAACAGGTTCATCAGGTGTTATTATGCCATCGCGAGTTAATCCCCATAGGTGGACTTCGTTCTAGAGCAATTGCATTAGAAGAATATCTTATCGCAGATGGTACAGAGGATGATGCGTTTGTTCATGCAACTTTAAAACTTGGAAAAGGGAGGACAGATGAGGAAAAAAAATTATTATGCAATGACTTGTTTACGGTGATGACAAACTATTTAGCTTCTTTATATAACGAAAAGTATTTAGCCATTTCCCTAGAATTATATGAATTTACTCTTCCAACCTACAAATTAAACAATATTCATCATCGCTATATACAAGAAAAATAA
- a CDS encoding fumarylacetoacetate hydrolase family protein codes for MQTIYMKLSGVGPLQEGRVDLRKQTIMIGNTTYKADQVPFEIPINGTVYGTLLNYHGAYEQLKPAMNEAPYEKPPKAPILYIKPMNTFAATASSIPCPESAVEIGAALGIVIAKTAKKVTEANALDYIKGYTIANDVSIPHDSVYRPAVKETARDGFCPIGPWIMDKTAVGNPNNLEVRVLVNGVVKQRSNTNQLIRSVEKLLCDVTEFMTLAKGDVLLVGIPEKPPRVKANDGVQIEIEKVGTLENTIVTESLPAGGRI; via the coding sequence GTGCAGACAATTTATATGAAGTTGTCAGGAGTAGGGCCTTTACAAGAAGGAAGAGTGGATTTAAGGAAGCAAACGATTATGATAGGGAATACCACCTATAAAGCAGATCAAGTACCATTTGAAATTCCTATTAATGGAACTGTATACGGGACATTATTAAACTACCATGGTGCATATGAGCAATTAAAGCCAGCTATGAATGAAGCACCCTATGAAAAGCCACCTAAGGCACCCATTCTCTATATAAAACCGATGAATACATTTGCTGCAACAGCATCTTCTATACCTTGCCCTGAAAGCGCGGTGGAAATAGGTGCTGCATTAGGGATTGTGATTGCAAAAACGGCAAAGAAAGTAACGGAAGCTAACGCGTTAGATTATATTAAAGGATATACGATTGCCAATGATGTTAGCATTCCGCATGATAGTGTTTATCGTCCAGCGGTAAAGGAAACAGCACGAGATGGCTTTTGTCCAATTGGGCCATGGATTATGGATAAAACCGCAGTAGGTAATCCTAATAACTTAGAGGTTCGTGTTCTCGTTAATGGAGTAGTTAAACAGCGTAGTAATACAAATCAATTGATTCGATCCGTAGAAAAATTGCTTTGTGATGTAACTGAGTTTATGACACTTGCAAAAGGAGATGTATTATTAGTAGGTATACCTGAGAAACCTCCACGGGTAAAAGCGAATGATGGTGTACAAATAGAAATTGAAAAGGTAGGTACACTTGAAAATACAATAGTAACGGAATCACTACCAGCAGGAGGAAGAATATGA
- a CDS encoding fumarylacetoacetate hydrolase family protein has protein sequence MKYARVAFEGSIQEAIVTENDIQLLDGQLVKENEVVWLPPVQPNTIFTLGLNYADHAKELSFSAVQKEPLVFFKGPNTLIGHNGKTVRPNDVTFMHYECELAVVIGRQGKNIKQEEAYDYVRGYTVANDYAFRDYLENYYRPNLRVKNRDAATPIGPWLVDKEDVKDPMNLTLRTFVNGKQTQQGCTGDMLLSIQELIEYLSSFMTLYPGDIILTGTPKGSIDTVVGDEVITEIEGIGRLMNTIVSEEALTNFKNE, from the coding sequence ATGAAGTATGCACGGGTAGCATTTGAAGGAAGTATACAAGAAGCCATTGTGACAGAGAATGATATTCAACTACTTGATGGTCAGCTAGTCAAGGAAAATGAAGTAGTTTGGTTACCTCCTGTACAACCGAATACAATTTTTACATTAGGCTTAAATTATGCGGATCATGCGAAAGAACTATCATTTTCAGCAGTTCAAAAGGAACCGCTAGTCTTTTTTAAAGGCCCAAACACTTTAATTGGTCATAATGGAAAGACTGTTCGCCCAAATGATGTGACGTTTATGCATTATGAATGTGAATTAGCAGTAGTAATAGGTAGACAAGGAAAGAATATAAAGCAGGAAGAGGCTTATGACTATGTAAGAGGCTATACTGTAGCAAATGATTATGCCTTTCGAGATTACTTAGAAAATTATTATCGCCCAAACCTACGTGTGAAAAACCGTGATGCTGCAACACCGATTGGTCCTTGGCTTGTTGACAAAGAAGACGTAAAGGATCCGATGAACTTAACTTTACGAACGTTTGTTAATGGAAAACAAACACAACAAGGTTGTACAGGAGATATGCTTCTAAGCATACAAGAACTCATTGAATATTTGAGTAGTTTTATGACGTTATATCCAGGAGATATTATCTTAACAGGTACACCAAAAGGGTCCATTGATACGGTAGTGGGAGATGAGGTTATCACGGAAATTGAAGGGATTGGGCGTTTAATGAATACGATTGTAAGTGAAGAAGCGTTAACAAACTTTAAAAACGAGTAG
- a CDS encoding TRAP transporter substrate-binding protein: MLRNHYLLIGFVWLFILSACSQGIALTESDHHLIISHFLPGSHPIQTDILKGIGDEWTEESNNSITYDLYPSNALGNAGSQYDMAVTGEADIALSVHGYSPGRFPLVSILELPFFAESAVHGSKIIEHLFNEFPSIQKQHDDSVPLFLFTADPAQLVTKTKRIKSPEDVKGLRIRSPSPLANEILEALGAVPVSMPMGDVYESMERGVIDGAMIPLEALYNYNLHEVTNYITIGNFSTTPFFAVMNKHKYEQFSKSEKSMIHESTGLEAAIKSGQVFDQDGRKGRNLAEESGAKVYEVDKNQIGEWNAALKPVFETWIEEMEKEGYPGREIYRRALELKEELR, from the coding sequence ATGTTGCGAAATCACTATCTGCTTATAGGATTTGTATGGTTATTTATTCTATCGGCTTGTTCTCAAGGAATAGCTTTAACCGAATCGGATCACCATTTGATTATTTCACATTTTTTACCTGGGAGCCACCCCATTCAAACGGATATTCTGAAAGGAATTGGCGATGAATGGACAGAGGAATCGAATAATTCGATTACATATGATTTATATCCTTCTAATGCATTAGGGAATGCAGGATCACAGTATGATATGGCCGTCACTGGAGAGGCAGACATTGCCTTAAGCGTTCATGGCTATTCACCTGGAAGATTTCCTTTAGTTTCTATACTGGAATTACCATTTTTTGCAGAGTCAGCAGTACACGGGTCAAAAATAATAGAACATTTATTTAATGAATTTCCTAGTATTCAAAAGCAACATGATGATAGCGTTCCATTATTTTTATTCACCGCAGATCCTGCTCAGTTAGTGACGAAAACAAAACGAATAAAATCTCCAGAGGATGTAAAGGGGTTACGTATTCGATCACCTTCTCCATTAGCAAATGAAATATTAGAAGCGCTAGGTGCCGTCCCTGTATCTATGCCAATGGGAGATGTGTATGAATCTATGGAGCGAGGCGTCATTGATGGAGCAATGATTCCGTTAGAAGCTTTATATAATTACAACCTTCATGAAGTAACAAACTATATTACTATAGGAAACTTTTCAACAACGCCTTTTTTTGCTGTCATGAACAAACACAAGTATGAACAGTTTTCAAAATCGGAAAAATCAATGATACACGAATCCACTGGTTTAGAAGCAGCGATAAAAAGCGGCCAAGTTTTTGATCAAGATGGGAGAAAAGGGAGAAATCTAGCGGAAGAGAGCGGTGCGAAAGTGTATGAGGTAGATAAAAATCAAATAGGTGAATGGAACGCAGCCTTAAAACCTGTATTTGAGACATGGATAGAAGAAATGGAAAAAGAAGGATATCCAGGCAGGGAAATTTACCGTCGAGCTTTAGAACTTAAAGAAGAGTTACGTTAA